A window of Variovorax paradoxus genomic DNA:
TTGTAGCCGTCCACGTCCGCCTGCGGCGCCTGGGTCTGCCGCGCGCCCTGGAAGGCTTCGCTGGTGATGTCTCCCTCGAGCACCGCCGCGCCGGTGGCAATGACCAGCTTGCCCGCGTCGCGCCCGACGGTGTAGCCGTTCTCCAGCCGCTTCTGCGGGCCGATCAGCGGGTTGTAGAAGTAGCCCGTGTTCTTGTCGCCCCAGCGCTTGTGCTCGTCCTCGAAGCCGCGGTAGAGCCCTTCGTAGCGCTGGTCGCCCGGCGCCTTCGACACCTCGTAGAGGCGCCCGTCCGCGCCCTTGAGCCAGGTCTGGTGGATGAAGCCCGTCTGCACATTGAGCGTGCCGCCCGAGAGATTGATGTTGGAGCCCGCCTGGGTGACGACCTCCGCGCCGCCGAAGCTGACGGTGCCGCCCTGCGCCATCCATTCGCTGGCGGTGTGGCCCTCGGTGCCGAGATAGCCGCCCACTTCCAGCAGACCGCCCGCCGTGTACCAGCGGTCGCTGGCGTAGCCGTTGGTGCCCTTGGGCACCAGGACCAGGCTTCGCCGGTCGATCCACACGTCGAGGTTGTTCAGGCTCTTGCCGTCGCGGTTGAGCGGCGCGTCGCGCTGCTCGTTGCCCTGCACGTTGACCTTGACGTTGTTGCTCTCCATCGCCAGGTTCACGCCCACCGCGCCCGAGACGTCGATCCGCGCGCGGTCGCGCACCAGGCTGCGCGCGGCCGCCGTGACCGCGATCTGGCCGCCCGTGGCCAGCGTCAGCGAGTCGGACTGGAAGTCGACCGTGCCGCTGCTGGCGATCTCGATGCGCGACTGGTCGCGCCGGTCGCGCACCGCCGACACGTCCTGGTTGGGTTCGGGCAACGCGGGCCCGCGCAGGCCGTCGCGCTGGCTGTTCAGCGCCGTGGTCTTCCCGTCGTCCTCGATCACCACGGCGGTGGCGGCGCCCGGGCCGAGCGTGACCTTGCCGTCCGCGCCCAGCGCATTGAGATGGACCGTGCCGCGCGTGTTGACCGTGGTGGTGGCAACGGCCACGCCGTTTTGCCGCACGTCGCGCCCGGCCATCGTCACGTCGCCTTCGCGCGCGACGATCAGCCCGGTGTTGGTGACCTTGCCCGCGAGGCTGTCGGTGTTGAACTGCGGCGTGACCTCGTTGCCGCGGGTGCTGGAGGCCTGGTTGCCGCCGGTGCCCGAACCCTTCTTGATGAGGAAGCTGTCGCCCGCGGCAAGCGCCGCCTGGCCCCTTGGCGTGGCGATGTCGCCGGCGTTGTGCACTTCCTGGCCGACCAGCAGCACGTAGCCGCCGCCGTCGGTCGAAATCGTCGGGGCCCGCGTGGCGATGCGGGCGCCCGCCTGCACTTCCACCTTGCCTTGCGCGTTGCTGAAGGTGGGCGTCGTGCCGTTCGAATAGATGCCGTTGGCACCGAACTGCGCGTCGGAAATATGCGCGGCGGCGGCCACCAGGTTGCGCGTGTCGACCTGGCTGGTGCCGCTGAACACGATGCCGTTGCGGTTGGCGATGAGCACGGTGCCGTCGCCCTTGACCTGCCCCTGGATCCGCGAAGGCCGCGCCGCCGGGTCGTTCACGCGGTTGAGCACGGCCCAGTCGGCCTGCTGCTTGAATTCGACCGTGGTGTTGCGCCCGACGTTGAAGGTCTCCCAGTTCAGGATGGCCTTGTCGCTGGTCTGCTGCACCGTCACCGTGCTGCGACCGCCGGCGTTGTCGGCCTTGGGCGCCAGCGCGTTGTGCCAGCCGGCCGTGAGGCTGTTGGTGTCGACCTTCAGGCCGCCGTCCGCCAGGCCGTCGGGCACGTCGGTGCCGGCGTTCATCGCGGCCTGCCGCGCGGCCGCCTGCGCCGCCTGCTGCGCGGCAATCGCCTGCGCCGCGAGGTTGAGGTTGCCGATGGAACGCTGCAGCTGCTCGTTGGCCTTCTGCTGCTGCGCGAGCGGGTTCGTCAGCAGCGACGCCGGCGTGCCGTTGGGCAGGTAGCCCGTGGCCGCCGCGGTGCCTTGCGCCACGTTCTTCTGCGCCATCCATGCGGCGCTGAATGCGCGCTGCGCCTGTGCGTTGCCGGCCAGTCCCGCCATGGCCAGTGCGATGGCGACCGCGTGCGCGACCGGTGCGCGGCGGAATGTCTGTTTGCTCATTTCATACCCCAGAGGAAAACCCGTTCGCGTGATTGCGTGGCGCGGCGGCGTTGCGGCGCCGTGCTCTGGTTAAGAGACCGGGCTCGCCCGGCGCGACCGACACGGTCGCGGCAAAAGACAGCAAAAATTTCCTGCGGGGTGCGAAGCGGCGTGTTTTTCACAGCCGTGTCATGAAGCGCATGCAAGCGGGCATGCGCGTGTTTTCCGAATGCCGAAGCGTCAGCCGAGCAGCACGATGCCGGCCGGCAGCGTGGTGACCTTGGCGCCGTAGCTGGCGCCGATCAGCGTCTCGACGCGCGCGAGCTGCTCCAGCCGCAACCGCGCCTGCACCTTGCGGCGGCCCAGCTCGGCGTTGGTGACGATCAGCCGGCCCGGGCGGTAGCGGTTGATTTCTTCCACCACGGCCGACAGCGGCGTGTCGTTGAACACCAGCACACGGTCGCGCCATGCGTTCACGACCGAGAGGTCGGGCTTGCGCGCAAGCTCGGCGCGGCGCCCGCCGTAGTTGATCTGCTGCGACTCGGCGGCCACCAGCACGCGGCCGCCGTAGTTCAGCTCGACCGAGCCGGCCAGGCAGGTCACGCACACCTCGGAGCCGGTGGCGCGCACGTTGAAGCGGCTGCCCGCGGCGGCCACCAGCTTGCCGCCGCCGGCCGTCAGCGTGAACGGCGCGGCGCGCGCGGTATTCAGGAGCACCTGCGCCTCGCCCGCCAGCAGGTCGAGCGCGGCGGGCTCGCCCTCGGCGCCGCGCGCGAGGTTGAAGCTGGTCTGGGTGTTCATCTCGACCACCACGGAATCGGCCAGCACCACCTGGCGCTGCTCGCCGGTGGCGGTGCTGTAGTCGGCCGTCATGTCGGACAGCGCGGGCCACAGCCTGGCGGGCGGGCGCACCACGACGAAGGCAGCGGCGCCGGCGGCCAGCGCGGCGCCCAGGAAATAGCGGCGCCCCGGATGCGCAATGGCCGCCACCGCGGCACGCGGCGACGCTTCGGCCGCGCGCATGCGCTGCGCCACCGCCTCGGCGGCGGGCCGGGTCGCGTCCCACAGCCGGGAGGTCTCGGCCATTACCTGAGCGTGCAGCGGGCTGCGGCCGCACCAGCGCTTGAAGTCTTGTGCGTCGACCGTGGTTGCGCGGCCCGAGGTCAGGCGCACGAGCCAGTCCCGCGCCTGGGCTTCCAGGTCGGCGCGGTCGTCGGACGGGGTGGTCATGGTCGTCATTCTTCTATCAATGACTGTTTTCCGGCCCCGGGACCGAACCTCTGGATCACATCGCGCCCCAAACGGCCCGCGCAATGCACCAGCGCGGCCTTCACCTCGCGCTCGACGATGCGCACCGACACGCCGTAACGCAGCGCGATGTCCTTGTGCGGCGTCTCGTCCACGCGCGAGGCCAGGAAGATCTCGCGGCGGCGCCGCGGCAGCTCTTCGAGCGCGCGCTCCAGCGCCTGCACCTCGCTGCGCGCCTCCGACACGCGCGCCGGGTCGCGGCTGTCGTCGGCAAAGTGCAGCAGCTCCTCGACCTCGACGAAATCGAGCAGCCGCCCGTTGGCGATGCGCCTGTCTTCCGCCACGTTCGACGCGATGCGCAGCAGGTAGGCCATCGGGCTGGCCACCGGGCCGGGGTCGCTCATGCGGTTCACGCGCAACCAGGTCTCGTGCAGCACGTCGTCGGCCACGTCGTCGGAGCCGAAGCGGCGGCGCAGCCGGTTGCGAAAGTCGACATACCGGCTCGTCAGCAGGCCGCGCAGGAAACCGGGGGTGTCCTTCGAGTCCACGGCCTGTTCGCTCAGGAAGCCGCGCGCGGCGTGACGCCCGCGCAGATGTCGGTGCTGACGCCCGTGCTGGGCAGCAGCAGGATGGTGAGCGGCTCGTCGGTGGCGCCGTCGGCCGGCGGGGTGAGCACCAGCGAGCTCATGGCGGCCTCGAGCGCCGCATCGCGCTGGGCGATGCCCGTGGAGGTCAGCATGCGCGTGCGCCGCACATGGCCGGCCGGGCCGACCCACAGCTGCAGCAACGCGCGGTAGCTGCCAGGCTGGGCACGCGGCCAGCGGCACAGCGTGCGTTCCACTGCCTGCTGCACGATGCGCGCGTTGCCGTCGTCGGGCACCGCCGCCGCGTCGGTCGGCGCGGCGGGAGGCATGGGCGCGGGCAGTGGCGCCGCCTCGGTCTCGACCAGGGTGAAGGTGGTCTCGTCGGCATAGCGCGCCGCGAGCCGCGTGCCGGCCAGCAGGCGCTGCAATGCGTCGCGCGGCGCCAGCTCGCCTTGCACCGGCGCCGATTCGAGCCCCGCCGCCAGTTGCCCGTCGAAGAAAACCGACTGCCCCGTCGCTTGCGCGAACGCCTGCAGGGCGGCTGCCAGCGGCTGCGCGGGAATGTCGAATTTCATCGGCCTTGCCGCGTCCGGCGGCCGGACGGACGAATCGGCCGTGGCAAGGGATGCAGCAAGGGACAGGATTCCGAAGATCAAGGTCAAGACACAAACCCACCGCGACCGAGCAACGCGAAACATGCCGGGTCCTGTCACGAAATGGAAATTGCCAGCAGCGAGAACCGCCGTGGACGTACTACTTTTTGTCGAGCGGATGCTAGTGGCGATTTGTGACAAGTTGAATGCAAGGCGCCTGCCTGCAAGCGCCGCGCGCCGTGCTGGCGAGAATGGGCGGCATGACGACGACGCTCGCTTTGTTCGACGACCCGCCCCGCCAAGAACGCGAACCGCTCGGCCCCGGCGCCTTCGTGCTGCCCGGCTTCGCGCTGCCTTTCGTCGATGAGTTGCTGCCCGCGATCCGCGCGGTGGAAGCGCGTGCGCCATTTCGGCATCTGGTCACGCCGGGCGGCTTCACCATGTCCGTCGCGCTCACCAACTGCGGTGCGCTCGGCTGGACCAGCGACCGGCGCGGCTACCGCTACAGCCCCTTCGACCCCGACAGCGGCCTGCCCTGGCCCGCGATGCCGGAGCCCCTCGCACTGCTCGCGCGCGAGGCCGCCGCGAAAGCCGGCTTCGACGGATTCGCGCCCGACGCCTGTCTGGTCAACCGCTACGCGCCGGGTGCGCGGCTGTCGCTGCACCAGGACAAGGACGAGCATGACTACGGCGCGCCGATCGTGTCGGTCTCGCTCGGCATGCCGGCCGTGTTCCTGTTCGGCGGACTGGCGCGCGGTGACAAGACCGTACGCGTGCCGCTCGTGCATGGCGACGTGGTGGTGTGGGGCGGCGAAGACCGGCTGCGCTACCACGGCGTGCTGCCGCTGAAGGAAGCGCCGCACCCGCTGCTGGGCGCGCAGCGCATCAACCTCACATTCCGCAAGGCGGGCTGATACGCATGCAGGCGACAACGACCACCGACACGAAGAAGAGCAACAGCCCCGGCAACGCGATCCGCGAACTCTATGCCGCCCTATGGCACTTCGCCGCCGGCGCGCGTGCGCAGCTGCTGGGCGCGACGGCGCTGCTCGCCTCGTCGCAGCTCATCCGCCTGGCGCTGCCCTATCTTGCCGGGCAGGCCATCAATGCACTGCAGCGCGGCGAACTGAACGGCGCCGGCCGCTGGATCGCGGCACTGGCCGGCGTGTACGTGGGCGCATGGGCGCTGCACGGGCCGGGGCGCATCCTGGAGCGCAACGTGGGCATGCGGGTGCGCGAGACGCTGGCCGACCAGCTCTATGCGCGCATCGCCGCCGCGCCGCTCGCCTGGCACGACGGCCACCACTCGGGCCAACTGCAGCACCGCGTGCACCAGGCGAGCCGGGCGCTGTCGGACTTCGCGCAGAACCAGTTCATCTGGCTCACCAACGCCGTCAACTTCGTCGGGCCGCTGGTGGCGCTGGCGCTGCTGTCGCGCACCAGCGGTGTGACGGCGCTTGCGGGCTACGTGCTGATCGGCCTCGTCATCGTGCGCATCGACCGCGCGCTCATGAAACTCGCGCGCGCCGAGAACGACGCGGATCGGCGGTACGTGGCCGCGCTGCTCGACTTCCTGGGCAATGCGTCGACCGTCATCGGCCTGCGGCTGCAGGGTGCGTCGCGCCTGCTGCTGCGCAGGCGCATGGCCGCGATATCGCTGCCGCTGAAACGCACCGTGGTGCTCAACGAAGGCAAGTGGTTCGCGGTCGACCTCATGGGGCTGGCGCTGACCTGGGGGCTGGTCGTGGTGTACGTGTGGCAGGCGCGCGCGCCGGGTCAGGCGGTGATGCTGGGGGCCGTGTTCATGATCTACCAGTACGCGCAGCAGGCGGCCGGCGTCGTCACCTCCGTGGCCGCGAACTTCAGCTTCTTCGCGCGCATGCACACCGACTACAGCAGCGCGGAGCCGATCTGGCAGGCCCCCTCGGGCGACGTGGCCGCGAGCGTGCCCGAGCAGGTGCCGGAGCAGGTGCCGGAGCGCGAGCGCATCGATGCGACGGCGGTGTGGAGCCGCATCGATGTCGACGGACTGCAATGGCGCTATGCGGCGCGGGGAGAGCAGCAAACCGAGGCAGCCGACCCCGTGACGGTGCGCAGCAGCGGCCTGCACGACGTGAAGCTGAGCCTGCGCCGTGGCGAGCGGGTCGCGCTGGTCGGGCCCAGCGGCGGCGGCAAGAGCACTCTGCTGCGCGTTCTGGCCGGGCTGTACCCGCCGGACAGCGGCAGCTTGTCGCTCGATGGCAGGCCTGTCGACTGGACGCAACTGCGCCGCCTCGCCACGCTCATCCCCCAGGAGACCGAACTGTTCGAAGCCAGCGTGCGCGAAAACCTCGCCTTCGGCCAGCCGCGCGACGACGCCCAACTGCTGGCCGCGCTGCACACCAGCACCTTCGACGAAGTGCTGAAGGCGAACCACGGCGACCTCGACACCGCCGTATCGGAGCGGGGCTTCAATCTTTCAGGCGGACAGCGGCAGCGACTGTGCCTGGCGCGCGGCGTGCTGGCCGCGCAAGGCAGTTCATTGCTGCTGCTCGACGAGCCGACCAGCGCGCTCGATGCGGGCACCGAGGCGCGCGTGCTGGAGCGCATCGCTGGTGCGTTTCCGGATGCCTGCGTGGTGGCGTCGATCCACAGGCTGAGCCTGCTGGAGCGCTTCGATACGGTGGTGCTGATGGAGGCAGGGCATGTGGTCGACTACGGGCCGCGGGATGCGGTGCTGGGGCGGCAGCCGCTGCTGCAGCGGATGGTGGCACCGGCGACTAGATGACGATCATCTCTCCCCGGCAGACAACACCGCTACCCGGCTTGGTATGGACACGAACCGCGCGGTGCATGTACTCCATGAACGTCATGCCCGTGGACGTCATTGCACCCGGATCTGTTGCATCAGGAAAATCGTCGTCATAGCGATAGACGAGATCGGGCTGGTCAGACTTCGTCAACAAGAAATAGAACTGCGTCTCCGATTCCACGGCAACGATCAAGCTGCCTTCAAAGCGCAGTTCGAACTTCTTCATCGCGAGAAATCTGTCATCCATTCCTGCTTGAAAGAAGACATGCCGACGAACCGAGCGAGCCCGATACAGGGAAATTGGATCGTCGCCAAGCAACCCGCCGTCCGATCGCCCCATCTCCAGCATGAACGCTCGAAGCTCTCCGGAAAACTCGACGTCGTACAGGCGTTCCATGGCGGCTAACTCATCCTTCGTATAGCCTTCCACCATGTTTGGGTGAAGCACTCTCGCGTGGTCGCCGGTCCTACTTGCGCAGAGTTGTTCGAAGATGCTTTTTCTCATGGCTTTGGCGGCAACTACGTGCGTTCGACGCGGACGGCCGGATGCGCAAGCAGTTGCATTCGAGATCTCAAGGCTTAACAAAGAAGACCATCGGCGGGCGTCCTTCAATTTTTGCAACATAGAACGGATGATCGGTCGCAACGGGCGCCGACAACCTGTATTGCCACGTCCCCCCCGCCTGCTCGAAACTGATGCGCGAGCTGTTGCCTGTCGTTTGCTCGCGCACATCGCCAGCAGTGAAAACCTGACGCCGTTGCAGCCAATCGAAGAAGCCGCCGTTACTCGTATTGCCGCTCCACGGAAGAGACATCAGACCAACCGACTCTTTCGGGACTGCAGCAGGGTCCGCCCCCAATGCCAGGAGCAAGTCACCAGACGTCGGCAAGGCCTCGTAGCGAAAGTTGAAGGTGTAAGGGGCCTCGGCCACCGAGTCGCTAGCCCGGACAAACTGCAGGCAGGCCGTATCCGCATCGGCGAACTGGGTCGCGGGTCCAAACGTCCCGGTGGAGTAATTGATCGAGCCGGTGACCGCGCGGGTCTGAACATTCGGTATGGCAGCCAACTCAGTCGCCGTTTTTGCGGCACACACGGCGGATGATTGACCTAGGGCGTATACGAACAACGTACCGTCGACGGCACTGGTGTAAGTCAAGGGCATGAGGCGAGACGAGCCGCCAATGATCAGGCCGTTCGAGTAGCTCAAGCTCGTCATGTTCAGGGAGAGCGTATTGAGTTCGATCGGCAGCGTCGCTTCGATGGTGACAAGCGCAGATGTCACTGAATCGAACGCTTGCCCCTTGGCCCTGAGCACATACGAGCCGGGTGCGGTTTGGGCCGGCATCAGCAGTTTGACCAGCGCAGGCGTTTTGGGGAAGAACAGGCCCGCCGATCCGCCACGCAAAGCGACCGAGACGGGGTTGCTGCCATCTGGCTTCTCGAGGGTGTAAGTGACGCTGAAAGCCGCCGCAAGATCAGCGGACAGGCGAATGTCGAGGTCACCATTGGCCGCTATGGGACTCACTGTGTCTAGCGCGCGCTTGATGAACGTTGTCGTCGTTGCTACCGCTGGCGACGCGGCCGGACCGGGACCGGGCGCTGGTGCCGCAACAGGGGGCGAAGCGGAATCAGATGCTGGCGCGGGCGCAAGCATCCCAGCGAAAGGCGCAAGGTGTCCTCCACCGCTGCCATTTCCCCCGCCGCCACACCCGCTGAGCGCGCCAAGTGCGAGCATGGTGACCGTCGTTGCAATCGCTTGTTTTTTCATTTTCGAAAACTCCCTTTGTGTTGTGATCAGAAACTGTGATTGAGGTTGAAACCAAGAGTGACCTTCGCAGTGCGATAGCCCTCAGGTTTGGAAATCGGTGCGCCGACGAAGAAGTCGTAGCTCAGCTTGGTCCATTGGCCGCGCACGCCGACGACGGCTCCGGCCAGACTGCGTCCGAGCAGGTCGATGGTCGAACGTCCGCCGACTTGCCCGTAGTCCATGCCTGCGTACAGTTCTGCCCCGCCTTGACCCACAGCCCAACCGACGTCGTTGCGGATGAGCCAGCCGCGCTCGCCCAGCAGGCTCGTCTCGCCGTCGAAGCCGCGGACTGTGTAGCGGCCTCCGATGGAGAAGCGGTCTTGCGGCGTCAGCGGCGTGCGGTTCCACTGCGCCCGGATCAGGCCCGAGTAGCGCAGCTTCTGCTCGCCGAGCTTGAACGGGGCGTTGAGACTGATGTCGGCGGTATAGAGCTTCAGTCGCGACGTACCTTCGCCGAACTCTTCTTCCGGCGCAACGCGGGAGCCAAAGCCGCCCGTGCCGCGCTTGTAGGCCAGCGTGCCCTCGAGCGTCGCATCGCCGATGAACTCCTTGTGGTTCAGGCTGAACTCCAGG
This region includes:
- a CDS encoding FecR family protein, which translates into the protein MTTPSDDRADLEAQARDWLVRLTSGRATTVDAQDFKRWCGRSPLHAQVMAETSRLWDATRPAAEAVAQRMRAAEASPRAAVAAIAHPGRRYFLGAALAAGAAAFVVVRPPARLWPALSDMTADYSTATGEQRQVVLADSVVVEMNTQTSFNLARGAEGEPAALDLLAGEAQVLLNTARAAPFTLTAGGGKLVAAAGSRFNVRATGSEVCVTCLAGSVELNYGGRVLVAAESQQINYGGRRAELARKPDLSVVNAWRDRVLVFNDTPLSAVVEEINRYRPGRLIVTNAELGRRKVQARLRLEQLARVETLIGASYGAKVTTLPAGIVLLG
- a CDS encoding RNA polymerase sigma factor, coding for MDSKDTPGFLRGLLTSRYVDFRNRLRRRFGSDDVADDVLHETWLRVNRMSDPGPVASPMAYLLRIASNVAEDRRIANGRLLDFVEVEELLHFADDSRDPARVSEARSEVQALERALEELPRRRREIFLASRVDETPHKDIALRYGVSVRIVEREVKAALVHCAGRLGRDVIQRFGPGAGKQSLIEE
- a CDS encoding STN domain-containing protein, with product MKFDIPAQPLAAALQAFAQATGQSVFFDGQLAAGLESAPVQGELAPRDALQRLLAGTRLAARYADETTFTLVETEAAPLPAPMPPAAPTDAAAVPDDGNARIVQQAVERTLCRWPRAQPGSYRALLQLWVGPAGHVRRTRMLTSTGIAQRDAALEAAMSSLVLTPPADGATDEPLTILLLPSTGVSTDICAGVTPRAAS
- the alkB gene encoding DNA oxidative demethylase AlkB, whose product is MTTTLALFDDPPRQEREPLGPGAFVLPGFALPFVDELLPAIRAVEARAPFRHLVTPGGFTMSVALTNCGALGWTSDRRGYRYSPFDPDSGLPWPAMPEPLALLAREAAAKAGFDGFAPDACLVNRYAPGARLSLHQDKDEHDYGAPIVSVSLGMPAVFLFGGLARGDKTVRVPLVHGDVVVWGGEDRLRYHGVLPLKEAPHPLLGAQRINLTFRKAG
- a CDS encoding ABC transporter ATP-binding protein; protein product: MQATTTTDTKKSNSPGNAIRELYAALWHFAAGARAQLLGATALLASSQLIRLALPYLAGQAINALQRGELNGAGRWIAALAGVYVGAWALHGPGRILERNVGMRVRETLADQLYARIAAAPLAWHDGHHSGQLQHRVHQASRALSDFAQNQFIWLTNAVNFVGPLVALALLSRTSGVTALAGYVLIGLVIVRIDRALMKLARAENDADRRYVAALLDFLGNASTVIGLRLQGASRLLLRRRMAAISLPLKRTVVLNEGKWFAVDLMGLALTWGLVVVYVWQARAPGQAVMLGAVFMIYQYAQQAAGVVTSVAANFSFFARMHTDYSSAEPIWQAPSGDVAASVPEQVPEQVPERERIDATAVWSRIDVDGLQWRYAARGEQQTEAADPVTVRSSGLHDVKLSLRRGERVALVGPSGGGKSTLLRVLAGLYPPDSGSLSLDGRPVDWTQLRRLATLIPQETELFEASVRENLAFGQPRDDAQLLAALHTSTFDEVLKANHGDLDTAVSERGFNLSGGQRQRLCLARGVLAAQGSSLLLLDEPTSALDAGTEARVLERIAGAFPDACVVASIHRLSLLERFDTVVLMEAGHVVDYGPRDAVLGRQPLLQRMVAPATR